Proteins encoded by one window of Paenibacillus urinalis:
- a CDS encoding thioredoxin family protein yields MSSKTKNTTKSTAKSNTKASKKSSKAIIAFIAVFVILIGALITMNELNKNNINEVYGLPESDLAPATREILEDPNYQNIILPEELDTKISNKESFFTYFFASDCPHCRATTPQLMPIADEAGVDLPQFNLKEFEDGWRGYNIEFTPTLVYFENGVEKDRLEGGMQAEGATAGYTAEQIEEFFTKYKGTAAE; encoded by the coding sequence ATGAGTTCAAAAACGAAAAACACCACAAAATCCACAGCAAAATCGAATACCAAGGCAAGCAAAAAGTCAAGCAAGGCCATTATCGCCTTTATTGCCGTATTTGTCATCCTGATTGGTGCACTGATTACCATGAATGAGCTGAATAAAAATAACATTAATGAAGTGTATGGTCTTCCAGAATCAGATCTTGCTCCTGCAACACGTGAAATTTTAGAGGATCCAAATTATCAGAATATCATATTACCTGAGGAGCTTGATACTAAAATTTCGAACAAAGAAAGCTTCTTTACTTACTTTTTCGCTTCTGATTGTCCTCACTGCCGGGCAACCACACCGCAGCTGATGCCGATTGCTGATGAAGCAGGCGTTGATCTCCCTCAATTTAACCTCAAAGAATTTGAGGACGGCTGGAGAGGTTACAATATCGAGTTTACACCAACCCTCGTCTATTTTGAAAATGGCGTGGAGAAGGATCGCCTGGAAGGCGGAATGCAGGCTGAAGGCGCAACCGCAGGATATACCGCTGAACAAATTGAAGAGTTCTTTACCAAATATAAAGGGACTGCTGCGGAATGA
- a CDS encoding RsmB/NOP family class I SAM-dependent RNA methyltransferase, which produces MAIRLPIQFAERMKKMLGDEYEQFVKSYESAPRAGIRVNTLKIDPVSFAEITPFPLKPIPWCETGYYIPAGSKPGLTPFYHAGLYYVQEPSAMAPVELLEAKPGDHVLDLCAAPGGKSTQIAAQLQGSGILVTNDISTDRTKALAKNIEMYGVRNAVVLNESPDRIADAFPHYFDKILIDAPCSGEGMFRKDEDMVRQWEHHSIERCVLMQRDILDTAARLLAPGGRIVYSTCTFAPEENEGMIGEFLRKNPSFRVVPVRHVSGISGGHPEWIEQAAAEEQFEGLQIEPVSQDEHPDLYAQLQGTGRLWPHLVEGEGHFVAVLQHDGTPLDEPADQPLYVHSTVEKGSAHGRNAALMKKQKHNVKHGGAKHRNRSEQMPVDAESVFRAFAAEQLNAELPGQTVLYGEKVYQTPTRPERLAGLRVIRAGWFMGSVKNGRFIPSQALASALNAEEVKRSVQLTSDSSEAVKYLKGETLEISEDRLVKSGTASSKGYTLVTVDGYSVGWAKWQDGRLKNEYPAGWRWTSV; this is translated from the coding sequence ATGGCGATACGCCTGCCTATACAATTTGCTGAACGAATGAAGAAGATGCTTGGCGATGAGTATGAACAATTTGTGAAGTCATATGAGAGTGCGCCTCGTGCTGGCATCCGTGTTAATACGTTAAAAATAGATCCTGTGTCATTTGCTGAGATCACTCCGTTTCCATTGAAACCCATCCCATGGTGTGAGACAGGATATTATATCCCTGCCGGCAGCAAGCCAGGCCTCACTCCATTTTACCATGCAGGTCTATATTACGTTCAAGAACCAAGCGCAATGGCACCGGTGGAGCTGCTGGAAGCCAAGCCTGGTGATCATGTACTTGATCTGTGTGCTGCTCCGGGCGGGAAATCGACCCAGATCGCCGCACAGCTTCAGGGAAGCGGCATACTGGTGACAAATGATATCAGTACGGACCGGACCAAAGCGCTTGCCAAAAATATAGAAATGTATGGCGTTCGAAATGCAGTGGTGCTTAATGAAAGCCCAGATCGCATAGCCGATGCGTTCCCGCATTATTTTGATAAAATACTAATAGATGCTCCTTGCTCCGGGGAAGGAATGTTTCGTAAGGATGAGGACATGGTGCGGCAATGGGAGCACCACTCCATTGAGCGCTGTGTCCTGATGCAGCGTGATATATTAGATACCGCGGCGAGGCTGCTTGCTCCTGGGGGAAGAATCGTCTACTCAACCTGTACGTTTGCTCCAGAGGAGAACGAAGGCATGATTGGAGAGTTTCTTCGGAAGAACCCATCGTTCCGAGTTGTTCCTGTCCGTCATGTGAGCGGGATATCCGGTGGTCATCCTGAGTGGATAGAGCAGGCTGCGGCCGAAGAGCAATTTGAGGGACTCCAGATCGAGCCTGTATCGCAGGATGAGCATCCTGATCTGTATGCCCAGCTTCAAGGCACAGGAAGATTATGGCCGCATTTAGTGGAAGGAGAAGGACATTTTGTCGCCGTGCTTCAGCATGACGGTACCCCTCTTGACGAACCTGCTGATCAGCCATTATACGTGCATAGTACAGTGGAGAAGGGATCCGCTCACGGTAGAAACGCCGCCCTGATGAAGAAGCAGAAGCACAACGTCAAGCATGGGGGAGCGAAGCACAGAAACCGGTCTGAGCAAATGCCAGTGGATGCGGAGTCGGTCTTTCGAGCATTTGCTGCTGAGCAGCTGAATGCGGAGCTGCCAGGACAAACGGTATTGTATGGAGAGAAAGTATACCAGACGCCCACTCGGCCGGAACGGCTTGCAGGACTTCGAGTCATACGTGCAGGATGGTTTATGGGATCGGTTAAGAATGGGCGATTCATACCTTCCCAGGCATTAGCTTCCGCACTGAACGCAGAGGAAGTGAAGCGGAGTGTACAGCTTACCTCAGATAGCAGTGAGGCAGTCAAATATTTAAAAGGTGAAACACTGGAAATAAGTGAGGATCGACTGGTTAAGTCAGGCACTGCTTCCTCAAAAGGATACACGCTCGTGACCGTTGACGGCTATTCCGTTGGCTGGGCGAAATGGCAGGATGGCAGACTCAAAAATGAATATCCGGCAGGATGGAGGTGGACCTCGGTATGA
- a CDS encoding pseudouridine synthase — MSENTMKKTVKKLRIDKILSHMGYGTRSEIKKAVKNGYVTVNGKTIKDSGMQVDPDLDIVDIDGEVVKYREFIYLMLHKPPGVISATEDVREETVIDLLDEEYIIFQPFPVGRLDKDTEGLLLLTNDGQLAHNLLSPRKHVPKTYEAKVVGSIGDKEIKAFQQGVTLDDGYVTKPAELIVTSREQTDTGMISNIQVTIHEGKFHQVKRMFESVDSKVLYLKRISMGSLRLDPELPIGTYRELTEEELNSLIN; from the coding sequence ATGAGTGAGAACACGATGAAAAAAACAGTCAAAAAGCTGCGGATTGATAAAATACTGAGCCACATGGGGTACGGGACCCGATCTGAAATAAAAAAAGCCGTCAAGAACGGCTATGTTACCGTGAATGGTAAAACGATTAAAGACAGCGGTATGCAGGTTGATCCTGACCTTGATATTGTTGATATCGATGGAGAAGTGGTGAAATATAGAGAGTTTATCTACTTAATGCTGCATAAGCCTCCTGGAGTCATCTCGGCTACAGAAGATGTAAGAGAAGAAACGGTTATTGATTTGCTGGATGAAGAATATATCATTTTTCAGCCGTTCCCGGTGGGAAGGTTGGATAAGGATACGGAAGGTTTGCTCCTGCTCACCAATGACGGACAGCTTGCTCATAATCTGCTGTCTCCACGGAAGCATGTCCCGAAGACGTATGAGGCGAAGGTCGTCGGAAGTATTGGAGATAAGGAAATTAAAGCCTTTCAGCAGGGGGTTACTCTGGATGATGGTTATGTTACGAAGCCGGCAGAGCTGATCGTTACCTCGAGAGAACAAACAGATACGGGAATGATCTCGAATATTCAGGTGACGATTCATGAGGGCAAATTCCATCAAGTCAAGCGGATGTTTGAATCCGTAGACTCTAAGGTGCTCTATTTAAAACGGATTTCGATGGGAAGTCTCAGGCTCGACCCGGAGCTTCCGATAGGAACCTATCGGGAGTTGACAGAAGAAGAACTAAACAGCCTTATCAATTGA
- a CDS encoding Cof-type HAD-IIB family hydrolase: MTYRLIALDVDGTLLNDHHELSEANKKSIQQAAKNGAEFVLCTGRGPVNTIPIMEGMGLGGYVITHNGAATVDIKSREVVDQFPIQAEELMPYIDYCRDHGIHFDVNTAFGLYVDRADEMTLEVRSMYEAVFLTPLDLPVWADLREPVVKFSAFGSLEAMDALEKEWRTWNSPFYMVRSGDFFLDLMHKDASKGAALQRLAEKRGYRPEEVLAIGNYYNDITMLIFAGKGIAMDNSPVEVKAAADEVTLSNNDSGVHHALVKHVVNV, from the coding sequence ATGACATATCGATTAATCGCACTTGATGTGGACGGAACGCTGTTAAATGACCATCATGAATTGTCAGAGGCAAATAAGAAGAGTATACAGCAGGCTGCCAAGAATGGCGCTGAATTTGTTCTATGTACGGGCAGAGGTCCTGTTAATACGATTCCCATTATGGAGGGTATGGGACTTGGCGGATACGTCATCACTCACAATGGTGCAGCAACGGTAGATATCAAGTCTCGTGAGGTGGTTGATCAGTTTCCGATACAGGCTGAAGAGCTGATGCCATATATCGATTACTGCCGTGATCACGGCATTCATTTTGACGTAAATACGGCGTTTGGGCTGTATGTTGACCGTGCAGACGAAATGACGCTAGAGGTTCGGAGCATGTATGAGGCTGTATTCCTTACACCGTTGGATCTTCCTGTATGGGCGGATCTAAGAGAGCCTGTAGTGAAGTTCTCGGCCTTTGGAAGCTTAGAAGCCATGGATGCATTGGAGAAGGAGTGGAGAACGTGGAATAGTCCATTTTATATGGTTCGCAGCGGGGACTTTTTCCTCGATCTGATGCACAAGGATGCTTCCAAAGGAGCGGCGCTGCAGCGATTGGCTGAGAAAAGAGGATATCGCCCAGAGGAAGTACTCGCAATAGGGAATTATTACAATGACATTACAATGCTCATCTTTGCGGGTAAAGGGATTGCAATGGATAATTCACCTGTCGAAGTGAAGGCGGCAGCCGATGAGGTTACCTTGTCGAACAATGACAGCGGGGTTCATCATGCGTTAGTTAAGCATGTGGTCAATGTGTAA
- a CDS encoding RsmB/NOP family class I SAM-dependent RNA methyltransferase yields MSKETLPQDFIDQMKSMLGQETTAFLDSYNKPRTQALRLNTLKLKEEDIQPIAQQFQLSKVPWCSTGYYYNSQDRPGKHPYHTAGLYYIQEPSAMSAIELLNPQPYETVLDLAAAPGGKTTHMAVKMKDTGLLVSNEIHNGRARILAENVERTGLARTVVVNATPDELSARFPEAFDRIMLDAPCSGEGMFRKDVEAINEWSLSSVHMCAARQWDILQEAYKMLKPGGHLAYSTCTFNRQENEDTVERFINEYKDMEWVRTERIWPHRSEGEGHFVALLKKKAASEGTERAHGQLPAAKPRKRGKKNAAAGVTEAWAGYQEWADTNLPGFSLQPGRPLLYGEALYYLPETSGLSISEEQLKGLKTPRPGLHLGDWKKGRFEPAHALAMSAAPEQALLSYDLPPDSTELQAYLRGETLTLDAPLQGWVMVTTRGYPVGWAKASSGQLKNKRPKGLRIHG; encoded by the coding sequence ATGAGTAAGGAAACACTGCCCCAGGACTTTATCGATCAGATGAAATCCATGCTCGGGCAGGAGACGACTGCATTTCTGGATAGCTACAACAAGCCGCGTACACAGGCTCTCCGGCTCAACACCCTGAAGCTCAAGGAAGAAGATATACAGCCCATTGCCCAGCAGTTCCAGCTTAGCAAGGTTCCTTGGTGCAGCACAGGATACTATTACAATAGTCAAGATAGACCTGGCAAGCACCCTTATCATACTGCCGGGTTATATTATATTCAGGAGCCTTCGGCAATGTCCGCGATCGAGCTGCTTAATCCACAGCCATACGAAACTGTCTTGGACCTTGCAGCAGCACCTGGCGGCAAGACGACGCATATGGCTGTCAAAATGAAGGATACGGGTCTCCTCGTCTCTAACGAAATTCATAACGGCCGGGCACGAATCCTTGCGGAAAACGTAGAAAGAACCGGACTAGCCCGGACGGTGGTCGTGAATGCCACTCCTGATGAGCTGTCCGCCCGGTTCCCGGAAGCATTTGATCGAATTATGCTTGATGCGCCCTGCTCTGGTGAAGGCATGTTTCGTAAAGATGTTGAAGCCATTAACGAATGGTCTCTATCCTCTGTTCACATGTGTGCTGCCCGCCAGTGGGACATTCTGCAGGAGGCCTATAAGATGCTGAAGCCCGGAGGACATCTCGCCTATTCCACCTGTACATTTAACCGACAGGAAAATGAGGATACGGTAGAGCGTTTCATAAACGAATATAAGGATATGGAGTGGGTCCGGACCGAACGAATCTGGCCGCATCGGAGTGAAGGAGAGGGACATTTTGTTGCTCTGCTCAAGAAAAAGGCCGCCAGTGAAGGAACCGAACGAGCCCATGGACAGCTGCCTGCAGCCAAGCCGCGAAAAAGAGGGAAAAAGAACGCTGCAGCCGGAGTTACAGAAGCCTGGGCCGGATATCAAGAATGGGCGGACACGAATCTCCCTGGTTTCTCACTACAGCCCGGTAGGCCACTCCTCTATGGGGAAGCATTATACTATTTGCCCGAAACGAGTGGGCTTAGCATCTCAGAGGAACAACTGAAGGGATTAAAAACCCCTCGCCCTGGACTTCATCTTGGAGATTGGAAGAAGGGAAGGTTCGAACCAGCACATGCGCTGGCGATGTCAGCTGCTCCAGAGCAGGCACTGCTGTCCTATGATCTTCCACCCGACTCCACGGAGCTGCAGGCTTATCTTCGCGGCGAGACCCTTACTCTGGATGCCCCGCTTCAAGGCTGGGTAATGGTGACAACAAGGGGTTACCCTGTGGGGTGGGCAAAAGCAAGCAGCGGTCAGCTTAAGAATAAACGACCAAAGGGTCTGCGTATTCACGGATAA